The following DNA comes from Anopheles coustani chromosome 2, idAnoCousDA_361_x.2, whole genome shotgun sequence.
CACGTCGCAGCTGGATTGCCGCAGGAAGCTGCGCTGTTGCTGTTTGCGCTGGCTCTGCTGCTGTGGGAGATGGGCCGCTCCGGTTGGCAGTTGCGGTTGCGTCGGTGTCTTGAGTAGGGCCTGGTCTTCGGTGGCGGCTCCGGCCGACGAGCAGGAAGCCTTACGGAGGGCCAGTGGCGAGTGCGTGTCTGGGTGCTGCTGGGTGTGCGATGAGGCGTCGTCTCCCGGGAGAAGGGTGACCGAGGAAGAGGGTCGacgatggtgctgctgctgctgctgctgaagcttGACCGTATCGCTGACCGGCGGAGACTGGCGAGCGGAGTGCATTTTGGCGGATATCACAGGTAGATTGGAGGCCGTCAGCTGGTTAAAGCTTTCGATGAGTcccagcggcggcggcgaggaggatgaggagggcggcggcagcggcggcggcccGGCCGTCCCGTCCGCGCCCTGCGTGGTCCCCCTGGTGGCAAGGTGTTGCGATAATTTGTTCCTCTTACTAGcgctactactactgctattGTCGCCTAGGGCTAGGGAGGCCGACTTCCTGCCGCCATTTTGGCCGCCGGTCCCTGCGGCCGACTTGTCCTTCACTATCACAGTGgagtggtgctggtgctggtgcccCGAGGACTGGCTGAGGTCCACCACGAACGAGGTATCACAGTCGATGGTGCACGCCTTGGTCGAGGCCGGCTGCTGGTAGGTGGCCGTGCTGAACGTCAGGTGGCGACCCTCGGCGGCCGGTTTCTGGCGCGGCAAGATCGGACTGTTCTGCGCGCTGATCGACTTTGCCTCGAGCACCCGCAACCGGTTGGCGGCGTGTCCGGCCGACAGGAACGGCCCGTGCTGCGCGCCGGCACCGAAGCGCGACCGGCTCGAGTTCTTGATGATCGAGATGGGCTCCGAGGCGATGCTGCGCCGCATGTCCGACACGTCGCTGACGCCGTCCAGCTCGATCGACACGTTCGTCGCACTGTCCAGCTCCAGCTCGACACTGAGCGGATCCGATTCCGGTTCGATTTCGATCGAAACCGGCTCCAGCAGGGAGGCCTTCCTTGGGAGCGTCGTGACACTCCCGCTGCCTCGCGTAACATCCGACGCTCGGCGCGACCCGGAACTCGCCCGCCCCACGCTGGCCGCCCGCTGCCCGCAACCTCCATTGACCGGGTGACCTCCACTTCTGACGCTCCCGGCCGCATCCGCGTGCGTCGTCACAACCACGTTCCCATCGGCATCGACCAGCGACGACAGGTCACCGATCTCGACAATGACCTCATCCACTCCGTCGCTGATGGTGGAGTTTTCCAGCGCCGCTTCCGGTCCCCCCGTGTAACCGAACGCGCTACACCCCGGACCGGAAGGTGCCCCACTGACGGCGCCATTGTGTCCGTGAGTCCCGCTCCGTGATTCCGGATCCACCGTGGGTCCACCATTCGTCGTGAGCTCCCCGGGACAGCATCCGGTCGGGGGCGCACCGCCGGAAACCTTGCGCCCGAAAAGGATACGTCGCAGCAGGCGCGTCTTCTTGTGGCGCTTCTTCAGCTCGCACTCGCGCTTGATTGCCAGTATCTTGTTCTCGACCAGCGTCGAGAAGACGGCCTCGAACTGAATGGCCCGGTTGAGGTCCTCCAGCGTGCCGTTCGTGCACACCGCCTTGTCCACCTTCATCGTACCCACCGCTTCCGCTCCCTAACCCCACGCTCTCGCTTCGCACAACGCAGACGCAACGACGTCACAAGCTGCTGACCGACTTTGCCAGATTGTTGTGGGTCGTCGCTGCACCGTCACAGATGAACTCCTCCGCGCGAGAACCCCACCCTATTTTCCCACGGCAACTTCCAACCTTCGCTCCGGCCGTGTTTAGTTGTGGGACGCTTTCTTTCCCGCCTCTGTTATTCTAGCACATAATTTAGCGCCCGTAGCGCTCGCACGGGACTATAACGATGTCCCTCGCCGCGACCGTCCGCGTGAAACCTGGTTTTCTTCCTTGATGTTGCCGCCTGATGATGCTGCCGCCGACATAATAATCGGCCGTGCCAATCCGCACGGTTCATTAGGCACACGGTCGGTTGAGATGAATGTTTCGAAGATGCTCGCTAATTAGCATTGCGCTGGTGTGTCTCGGTTTGACGACGTCGCTCCAAAGTCTACTGGAAATTAACACCCTGAAATGAGAGAAGAAAACGTACTGTTATTGGTGCTGAAGTTTTccaaaaacacgaaaaaagtttttttttattttcagttatGTCGATAGATTGAGAACAAAAGATATGACGCAAAgtgttgattgatttattattaaataaCCAAAGCTTTATTGAAAACAAGATCGCACTTTTGGTGAATTTGTTGGTAGACTTCCAAAATGTCACTCTACTTCCAGccaaacaaatttataaaTCGTTGCTATTGATTCATTGACTCCAATATGGTCATGCAACGATCAAAGTAATCATTCTTGTGCTCTACCCTGCAGTGTTTGTATTTCAACAGGATGCTTTCCCACTTGAGAGTGTGTATTTACAAATCATAGAAACGTAAATTTATCGTAAATAATGGCGGGGGGCGGAAATTGTGCTTCAATCACTGGACAGGAAGTCCCGCGCAAGCAACTGCTCGCCGGTGTCGACTGGTTTTCCCGGCTGAGTGTGTATTTATTGGTTTATTTCACCGCACATTAAATAAACACCAGTTATTTCGCTCCCACTGATGAAGCTAGTCACCTCGAAGGTAAATTCCTAAGCCAATGTCATACTTTTGGAATGTGCGGCCAGGTCTTTGTGTGGCGAAGGTAATGTAAGGGAATCGAAGGGAAGCTGACTTCCAAGGAAATTGGGGAAATAATGAGAGAATAATCATAACATCGACATCGGAATACATCCCCCACGAGATCGCCATATTTCCCGAAGGTCACCGAACGAGGCAACGACTTTCCACGGAACGCATGACCCGCGCTGACactgattgaaataaattaggTGGCAAAACAAATACGGAATAATTGCGCCAACAGCTTGATAAACATGCCGTTGTGATTGATCCCGGGTGATTCATTTAAGGTTTTCCTTCTGGCCCTGCTCAATACCCCGGTCAGTCGCGTGCCGTTGCCGTTGGCGTAATGGCGAATTTAATTAAGATTTATAGCAAGTCATTTGGAGAAGGGTGGTGCCCACGGAGGGTGTGGGAAATGTTTCCTTTATGGCAAGACTTTCATTTTGGGAGATTGTTAGGAGCGCGCTGTTgcctttaatttgttttaatttactttacCACTGTAgaaaaaggaagggaaaatgtgTAATATCTGgatgaataataaaactacAGATTCCATTCAAGTGAATAGTGGACTTATTTTAGTTTAGCATGTGTGAAATTCTTCTTTTGCGACAAAAGTAATTTCCGGAAAATTGTATGGCGAAAATTTCCAATTTgtgaaaaggaaacatttaattttttatataaaatatttgaaaactcTTACCAAAATCATTTACGTAtgaaaccacaaacaaacttATAACAGTAAATAGAAAAGAACTAGAATGGAACTTTCATTGCAATAAATTACATCTCGTACGTTGTTCTAACAAAGATAAtcctctaaacaccatttcttATTACTAATCAACGTCAAAGGAAAGCTTGCTTCGAGGTGAAGGCTTCTTTGATGCGAAAATCGATGTATTAAATATGAACTCTTTACCTAGTCGTCGACTTCACTAGTTTCTCTCGCTGCAAAGCATGCTTTGAGTGCCGATAGTGCGGAGTATGTGCTTGGGTATGTATCTCTTCACACGTCGAACCAATTAGCGGTTGTACTACGAACGACGCTTGTGCGTTGAATAATCAATAATGCTTTTAACAGTATAGAAATAATATAAGTAAAGGTATGTTTTGTACAGTGCatactgttttttcttctcttaagATTTTATCTAAGATCACTTCACTCAAAATTGCTCTACATTGACTGCttgcgttttcttttcatgaATAACTGTATGATGGTTTCGCAGCGCTTTCGGTAGCTTTAAACGGAG
Coding sequences within:
- the LOC131263699 gene encoding uncharacterized protein LOC131263699; this translates as MKVDKAVCTNGTLEDLNRAIQFEAVFSTLVENKILAIKRECELKKRHKKTRLLRRILFGRKVSGGAPPTGCCPGELTTNGGPTVDPESRSGTHGHNGAVSGAPSGPGCSAFGYTGGPEAALENSTISDGVDEVIVEIGDLSSLVDADGNVVVTTHADAAGSVRSGGHPVNGGCGQRAASVGRASSGSRRASDVTRGSGSVTTLPRKASLLEPVSIEIEPESDPLSVELELDSATNVSIELDGVSDVSDMRRSIASEPISIIKNSSRSRFGAGAQHGPFLSAGHAANRLRVLEAKSISAQNSPILPRQKPAAEGRHLTFSTATYQQPASTKACTIDCDTSFVVDLSQSSGHQHQHHSTVIVKDKSAAGTGGQNGGRKSASLALGDNSSSSSASKRNKLSQHLATRGTTQGADGTAGPPPLPPPSSSSSPPPLGLIESFNQLTASNLPVISAKMHSARQSPPVSDTVKLQQQQQQHHRRPSSSVTLLPGDDASSHTQQHPDTHSPLALRKASCSSAGAATEDQALLKTPTQPQLPTGAAHLPQQQSQRKQQQRSFLRQSSCDVELHYRPTVCVGGNRRSSAKEHHHHHRKSSGYGCHGDDYSSYIMGYDINESDEEKLNKRKYKYLKRCSDPVIVFPSTSSGAGAAGGGGSGGSGLQHCILSRPPNQPLQFPYDDDFMYDVSLQIESDRHGELDSIVPEHRRKHKHSRHHHHHHRHCKKKRHKKRKILVHDLDDQSVKVIDPDDLPQRARWTIIATACLLLIMCLLLVGITLRMAPIIDDMVRQENERLMRESLDRAKMIKNYTEYNRMIGGDEIP